In Urechidicola croceus, a single window of DNA contains:
- a CDS encoding HAD family hydrolase, whose amino-acid sequence MYKNIKVIAFDADDTLWVNEPYFREVEHNFAKLLSAYETENTINQELFKKEMDNLELYGYGVKGFVLSMVESAIELSNNKITALEIEKILDFGKSMITKKIELLDGVEEVLTALSPKYKLILATKGDLLDQERKLQKSGLMNHFDHIEVLSDKKVQNYKRLIEFLDVKPSEFLMIGNSLKSDVLPLINLGSEAIHVPYHTTWVHEEVDSHDEHEGYKTVKTLTEILAFL is encoded by the coding sequence ATGTATAAAAATATTAAAGTAATAGCTTTTGATGCTGATGATACGTTATGGGTCAATGAACCATACTTTAGAGAAGTTGAGCATAATTTTGCCAAACTATTATCGGCTTATGAAACTGAAAACACCATTAATCAAGAATTGTTTAAAAAGGAAATGGATAATCTTGAATTGTATGGTTATGGAGTAAAAGGCTTTGTTTTGTCAATGGTTGAGTCGGCAATTGAATTATCAAACAATAAAATAACAGCACTAGAAATAGAAAAAATACTTGATTTTGGAAAATCTATGATAACCAAAAAAATTGAACTTTTAGACGGAGTAGAAGAAGTTTTGACAGCTTTAAGTCCGAAATATAAATTAATTTTGGCTACTAAAGGAGATTTGTTAGATCAAGAAAGAAAACTTCAGAAATCGGGTTTAATGAATCACTTTGACCATATTGAGGTTTTGAGTGATAAGAAAGTTCAAAATTATAAAAGGTTGATTGAATTTCTTGATGTAAAGCCTTCAGAGTTTTTAATGATTGGAAATTCCTTAAAATCGGATGTATTACCATTAATAAACCTTGGTTCAGAAGCAATTCATGTGCCATATCATACAACTTGGGTTCATGAAGAAGTTGATAGCCATGATGAACATGAGGGTTATAAAACTGTAAAGACTTTGACTGAAATTTTAGCATTTTTATAA